In Aeromicrobium marinum DSM 15272, one genomic interval encodes:
- a CDS encoding prephenate dehydrogenase: MTAHRVDGPVLVVGCGLIGTSVALALSDLGTDVHLRDLTPATAEVAAQLGAGTVDPVDAPRIVVVAVPPASTAATVLALLEEFPTAVVTDVASVKSDIAAGVTGHPGAARYVGGHPMAGTERSGPMAAAPRLFEGRPWAVVPHADSTDDAVGRLTGLATAVGAVPMTMTPQAHDRAVALVSHVPHVVSVLTAGLLASAPRSHLDLAGPGLRDVTRVAGSETGLWLDILGSNAGEVREVLTMLRGDLDRVLDALDAGGPTLSGRLADVLDAGRAGTRRIPGKHGDRAREHAVVHVQIADRPGELSRLMTHAGESDVNIEDIRIDHEYGRPVGLVEVEVAEDRADHLVRSLTARGWSAYR; this comes from the coding sequence ATGACCGCCCATCGGGTCGACGGCCCGGTCCTCGTCGTCGGCTGCGGGCTGATCGGCACGTCGGTGGCGCTCGCACTGTCCGATCTCGGTACCGACGTCCACCTGCGCGACCTGACCCCGGCGACCGCGGAGGTGGCAGCACAGCTGGGCGCCGGCACGGTGGACCCTGTCGACGCGCCGAGGATCGTCGTGGTCGCGGTGCCACCGGCGTCCACCGCCGCGACCGTGCTGGCGCTCCTCGAGGAGTTCCCGACCGCGGTGGTGACCGACGTGGCGAGCGTCAAGAGCGACATCGCGGCAGGAGTCACGGGGCACCCCGGTGCGGCGCGGTACGTCGGTGGACACCCGATGGCCGGCACGGAGCGCTCGGGCCCGATGGCCGCCGCACCGCGGCTGTTCGAGGGGCGACCCTGGGCGGTGGTGCCGCACGCCGACAGCACCGACGACGCGGTCGGCCGGCTCACCGGGCTGGCCACGGCGGTGGGTGCCGTGCCGATGACGATGACGCCGCAGGCGCACGACCGGGCCGTGGCGCTGGTGTCCCACGTGCCGCACGTGGTCTCGGTGCTCACCGCAGGTCTGCTGGCGAGCGCGCCACGTTCGCACCTCGACCTCGCGGGCCCCGGTCTGCGGGACGTCACGCGTGTCGCCGGGAGCGAGACCGGACTGTGGTTGGACATCCTGGGCAGCAACGCCGGCGAGGTCCGTGAGGTGCTGACGATGCTGCGCGGCGACCTCGATCGCGTGCTCGACGCCCTCGACGCGGGCGGCCCCACCCTCAGTGGCCGACTCGCCGACGTGCTCGATGCCGGACGCGCGGGCACCCGCCGGATCCCCGGCAAGCACGGCGACCGGGCCCGCGAGCACGCCGTGGTCCACGTGCAGATCGCCGACCGCCCCGGGGAGCTGTCGCGTCTGATGACGCATGCGGGAGAATCGGACGTGAACATCGAGGACATCCGCATCGATCACGAGTACGGCCGGCCGGTCGGGCTCGTCGAGGTCGAGGTGGCCGAGGACCGCGCCGACCACCTGGTGCGCTCCCTCACGGCCCGCGGCTGGTCCGCCTACCGTTAG
- the cmk gene encoding (d)CMP kinase: MSSPFVVAVDGPSGSGKSSTARGVAQRLGFAYLDTGAMYRAVTWALLQRGVDTGDASAVAEAAPAVRIVSGTDPGAPTIHADGTDVSVQIRGEDVTAHVSPVATVPAVRGLLVQLQRSVIAGCAADGIVVEGRDIGSTVAPDAPVKIYLVADPAARAARRAAETGATDTAGTAESLARRDRIDSTRAASPLTRADGSVEIDSTHLGLAEVVETIVGLVQEVR; this comes from the coding sequence GTGTCCAGCCCCTTCGTCGTGGCCGTCGACGGTCCGTCCGGCTCCGGCAAGTCCAGCACCGCCCGCGGGGTGGCTCAGCGACTGGGTTTCGCCTACCTCGACACCGGGGCGATGTACCGCGCCGTCACGTGGGCGCTGCTGCAGCGTGGCGTCGACACGGGTGACGCCTCGGCGGTCGCCGAGGCAGCGCCCGCCGTGCGGATCGTGTCCGGCACGGATCCGGGCGCGCCGACGATCCACGCCGACGGCACGGACGTGTCGGTCCAGATCCGCGGGGAGGACGTGACCGCCCACGTGAGCCCGGTGGCGACCGTCCCGGCGGTGCGTGGGCTGCTGGTGCAGCTGCAGCGCTCGGTCATCGCGGGGTGCGCCGCCGACGGCATCGTCGTGGAGGGCCGCGACATCGGCTCCACCGTGGCCCCGGACGCTCCCGTGAAGATCTACCTCGTGGCCGACCCCGCGGCGCGGGCGGCACGGCGTGCGGCCGAGACGGGTGCCACGGACACGGCCGGTACCGCGGAGTCCCTGGCCCGGCGCGACCGCATCGACTCGACCCGGGCGGCCTCGCCGCTGACGCGTGCTGACGGGTCCGTGGAGATCGACAGCACCCACCTCGGTCTGGCCGAGGTGGTCGAGACGATCGTCGGTCTCGTGCAGGAGGTCCGATGA
- a CDS encoding lysophospholipid acyltransferase family protein, which produces MSRAPHGMPEAVHRLLKPFFAAYMRRRWDVRVVGVEHVPRQGPAIVVSNHIGWLDGPLVTAMLPRIAHTMTKSEAFEGRTRHLLRAAGQIRVRREEVDVGALRRAAAALEAGQVVVVFPEGIRGAGDVATTKAGAAWLALVSGAPIVPVAVFGTRDRGAGVDARPAPGARLDLVLGKPLRLVARPWPRDARTVADADRRIREHLATHVARTADDLGRTLPGPLPVEENADAGV; this is translated from the coding sequence ATGAGCCGGGCTCCCCACGGCATGCCAGAGGCGGTCCACCGGCTGTTGAAGCCGTTCTTCGCCGCGTACATGCGCCGGCGGTGGGACGTGCGCGTCGTGGGCGTCGAGCACGTGCCGCGGCAGGGCCCGGCGATCGTGGTCAGCAACCACATCGGTTGGTTGGACGGTCCGCTGGTCACGGCGATGCTGCCGCGGATCGCCCACACGATGACCAAGAGTGAGGCGTTCGAGGGCCGCACACGCCATCTGTTGCGCGCGGCCGGTCAGATCCGGGTCCGCCGTGAGGAGGTCGACGTCGGGGCCCTGCGGCGCGCAGCGGCCGCCCTGGAGGCCGGCCAGGTCGTGGTCGTGTTCCCCGAGGGCATCAGGGGCGCGGGCGACGTCGCCACCACGAAGGCGGGAGCCGCCTGGTTGGCCCTCGTCTCCGGCGCCCCGATCGTGCCGGTCGCGGTCTTCGGCACGCGTGACCGCGGTGCCGGTGTCGACGCGAGACCCGCACCCGGAGCCCGCCTGGATCTCGTCCTCGGCAAGCCCCTGCGACTGGTGGCGCGACCCTGGCCGCGGGATGCGCGTACCGTGGCTGATGCCGACCGACGCATCCGTGAGCACCTGGCCACGCACGTGGCGCGGACGGCCGACGACCTGGGCCGCACCCTGCCCGGGCCCCTACCCGTAGAGGAGAACGCCGATGCCGGCGTCTGA
- the der gene encoding ribosome biogenesis GTPase Der produces the protein MPASEHDDIPNGPLPVLAVIGRPNVGKSTLVNRIIGRREAVVEDVPGVTRDRVAYEATWNGRTFTVVDTGGWDPDARGLAERIAAQAEIAVQVADAVLFVVDATIGITDSDEAVVKILRAAGKPVVLAANKVDDQRTEAEAASLWNLGLGEPFPVSALHGRGSGDMLDAILGVLPDAPPEDFDAPEGPRRVAIVGKPNVGKSSLLNRLAGEERVVVDDASGTTVDPVDELVELGGGLWTFIDTAGIRRRVRDASGHEYYASLRTSAAIERAEVAVMIIDASQPLTEQDTRIISTVAETGRALVIAFNKWDQVDEERRYYLDREIERELVQVQWAPRINIAALTGWHVDRLVRALDSALDGWETRVPTGHLNAFLGRLVAEHPHPVRGGKQPKILFGTQASISPPTFVLFTSGKVEDPYLRFIERRLREEFGFVGSPIHITQRVREKRKRR, from the coding sequence ATGCCGGCGTCTGAGCACGACGACATCCCCAACGGACCCCTGCCGGTCCTGGCCGTGATCGGGCGACCCAACGTCGGCAAGTCGACCCTGGTCAACCGCATCATCGGTCGACGTGAGGCGGTCGTCGAGGACGTCCCGGGCGTCACTCGCGACCGGGTGGCCTACGAGGCGACCTGGAACGGTCGGACGTTCACGGTGGTCGACACCGGGGGCTGGGACCCCGATGCACGTGGTCTGGCCGAGCGGATCGCCGCCCAGGCCGAGATCGCGGTCCAGGTCGCCGACGCGGTGCTGTTCGTGGTGGACGCCACGATCGGCATCACCGACTCCGACGAGGCCGTCGTCAAGATCCTGCGGGCGGCCGGCAAACCGGTGGTCCTGGCGGCCAACAAGGTCGACGACCAGCGCACCGAGGCGGAGGCCGCGTCCCTGTGGAACCTGGGTCTGGGTGAACCGTTCCCCGTCTCGGCCCTGCACGGCCGGGGCAGTGGCGACATGCTCGACGCGATCCTGGGGGTGCTGCCCGATGCCCCGCCCGAGGACTTCGACGCCCCCGAGGGCCCGCGCCGGGTCGCGATCGTCGGCAAGCCCAACGTCGGCAAGTCCAGTCTCCTCAACCGCCTGGCGGGGGAGGAACGCGTGGTCGTCGACGACGCGTCCGGCACCACGGTCGATCCCGTCGACGAGCTGGTGGAGCTCGGGGGAGGGCTCTGGACGTTCATCGACACCGCCGGCATCCGGCGCCGGGTGCGGGACGCCTCCGGGCACGAGTACTACGCGAGCCTGCGGACCAGCGCCGCGATCGAGCGCGCGGAGGTGGCGGTCATGATCATCGACGCCAGCCAGCCGTTGACCGAGCAGGACACCCGCATCATCTCCACGGTCGCCGAGACCGGCCGGGCGCTGGTGATCGCGTTCAACAAGTGGGACCAGGTCGACGAGGAACGTCGGTACTACCTCGACCGCGAGATCGAGCGCGAGCTGGTGCAGGTGCAGTGGGCGCCGCGCATCAACATCGCGGCCCTGACGGGGTGGCACGTCGACCGCCTGGTCCGTGCCCTCGACTCGGCCCTCGACGGCTGGGAGACCCGGGTGCCCACCGGTCACCTCAACGCCTTCCTGGGGCGGTTGGTGGCCGAGCACCCGCACCCGGTGCGTGGCGGCAAGCAGCCGAAGATCCTGTTCGGCACCCAGGCGAGCATCTCGCCGCCCACCTTCGTGCTGTTCACGTCCGGCAAGGTCGAGGACCCGTACCTGCGGTTCATCGAGCGCCGTCTGCGCGAGGAGTTCGGGTTCGTGGGGTCGCCGATCCACATCACCCAGCGCGTTCGCGAGAAGCGCAAGCGCCGCTGA
- a CDS encoding pseudouridine synthase, with the protein MGGWLRDKLPDRVDVAGMLAGGRFVDAKGAVVHDADPYRPHTFVWFHRDLRAEPVVPGELTVLHRDERLVVVDKPAFLSTIPRGRHVAQSVVVRLRDELGLPELSPVHRLDRVTSGVLVLTTERRWRGAYQGMFQHRRVHKAYRALAPLRPDLELPLTVRNHLRKDRGAWQVTVDPDAQPNAETLVELDAVVGGLGVYRLTPRTGRTHQLRAHLCGLGIPIVGDPLYPAVLEVDVDDFSTPLQLLAHEVSFTDPVDGGERRFTSRRDLPLTTEPGGGDAATLR; encoded by the coding sequence ATGGGCGGCTGGCTGCGGGACAAGCTGCCCGATCGGGTCGACGTGGCCGGGATGCTGGCCGGCGGGCGTTTCGTCGACGCCAAGGGGGCCGTCGTCCACGACGCCGACCCCTACAGGCCCCACACCTTCGTCTGGTTCCATCGGGACCTGCGCGCGGAGCCGGTGGTTCCGGGCGAACTGACGGTGCTGCACCGGGACGAGCGGCTGGTGGTGGTCGACAAGCCGGCGTTCCTGTCGACGATCCCGCGGGGCCGGCACGTCGCCCAGAGCGTGGTGGTGCGGCTGCGTGACGAGCTCGGGCTGCCGGAGCTGTCGCCGGTGCACCGCCTCGACCGCGTGACGTCAGGCGTGCTGGTGCTGACGACCGAGCGGCGGTGGCGCGGCGCCTACCAGGGCATGTTCCAGCACCGCAGGGTCCACAAGGCCTATCGTGCGCTCGCGCCGTTGCGACCCGACCTGGAGCTCCCGCTCACGGTGCGCAACCACCTGCGCAAGGACCGCGGGGCCTGGCAGGTCACCGTCGACCCCGACGCGCAGCCGAACGCCGAGACCCTCGTGGAGCTCGATGCGGTGGTGGGCGGCCTGGGCGTCTACCGGCTCACGCCGAGGACGGGACGCACCCATCAGCTGCGGGCCCACCTGTGCGGGCTGGGGATCCCGATCGTCGGTGACCCGCTCTATCCCGCGGTCCTCGAGGTCGACGTCGACGACTTCAGCACGCCCCTGCAGCTGCTGGCGCACGAGGTGTCCTTCACCGATCCGGTCGACGGCGGTGAGCGCCGCTTCACCAGCCGGCGTGACCTGCCGCTGACCACCGAGCCGGGTGGGGGAGACGCCGCGACCCTGCGATAG
- a CDS encoding IS481 family transposase gives MSKARLVITALFVEHQSPAEVAARYGVHRSWVYKLKARYEAEGEAAFEPRSRRPKTSPTATPPEVVQLIIALRHDLARRGLDAGPDTIRWHLTHHHGLTVSAATISRHLLRAGLVTPAPKKRPKSSYVRFEASLPNETWQSDFTHYRLTTGTDVEILTWLDDCTRKAIRVTAHRAVTAIIVRDQFREAIRTAGIPASTLTDNGMVFTVRLAGHGRRGGRNSFEQQLRDWNVIQKNSRPGHPTTCGKVERFQQTLKKWLRAQPDQPATIDQLQTLIDRFRTDYNTTRPHRSLPHRATPAALFETMPKALPGASRDADTHTRIRHDRIDKTGCVTLRVDGKLRHIGIGRPHARTHVILLIHDLHVRVIAATTGELLRELTIDLSRDYQRKDPQ, from the coding sequence ATGTCGAAGGCTCGCCTGGTCATCACCGCGTTGTTCGTCGAGCACCAGTCGCCTGCGGAGGTCGCCGCCCGCTACGGGGTGCACCGCTCCTGGGTCTACAAGCTCAAGGCCCGCTACGAGGCCGAGGGTGAGGCCGCGTTCGAACCCCGCTCCCGCCGGCCGAAGACCTCACCGACCGCGACCCCGCCGGAGGTCGTGCAACTGATCATCGCCCTGCGCCACGACCTCGCCAGACGCGGCCTCGACGCCGGCCCCGACACCATCAGGTGGCACCTGACCCACCACCACGGACTCACCGTCTCCGCCGCGACGATCAGCCGCCACCTGCTCCGCGCGGGACTCGTGACCCCCGCACCGAAGAAGCGCCCCAAGTCCTCCTACGTCCGGTTCGAAGCATCACTGCCGAACGAGACCTGGCAATCCGACTTCACCCACTACCGGCTCACTACGGGCACCGATGTCGAGATCCTGACCTGGCTGGACGACTGCACCCGCAAAGCCATCCGCGTCACCGCCCACCGCGCCGTGACCGCGATCATCGTCCGCGACCAGTTCCGCGAAGCCATCAGAACCGCCGGAATCCCAGCATCGACGCTCACCGACAACGGCATGGTCTTCACCGTCCGACTCGCCGGCCACGGCCGCCGCGGCGGACGCAACTCCTTCGAGCAACAACTACGCGACTGGAACGTCATCCAGAAGAACTCCCGACCCGGCCACCCCACCACCTGCGGCAAGGTCGAGAGATTCCAGCAAACCCTGAAGAAGTGGCTCCGCGCGCAACCCGACCAGCCCGCCACGATCGACCAGCTGCAGACCCTGATCGACCGGTTCCGCACCGACTACAACACCACCCGACCCCACCGATCACTGCCGCACCGAGCCACCCCCGCGGCCCTGTTCGAGACCATGCCCAAAGCCCTGCCCGGAGCCAGCAGAGACGCCGACACCCACACCCGAATCCGCCACGACCGCATCGACAAGACCGGCTGCGTCACCCTGCGCGTCGACGGAAAACTCCGCCACATCGGCATCGGCCGACCCCACGCCCGAACCCACGTCATCCTGCTCATCCACGACCTGCACGTCCGCGTCATCGCAGCCACCACCGGCGAACTCCTACGAGAACTCACCATCGACCTCAGCCGGGACTACCAACGAAAAGACCCCCAATGA
- a CDS encoding alpha/beta hydrolase: MTTVVINELPQVASLCLILSAGLAWVEGDLVGGPGLVLSVLTMVVLTGHVELARRGISAGSAVGRALTDAGITAATASRVRLLRPLLAPLPIRPRSVRRVRNVAYGPHRLQRLDVYRRRGAAVRGTLVYLHGGGYSSGRKHWEARALLHHFASEGWVCISADYRLRPGAGIADHLDDARSVVTWAHAHAGDHGGDPGTLVMVGSSAGAHLTALCALTQEDQPDRGASRIDAAVGLYGYYGPYDGADRSAGPVSSPLRLRAASAPPFFLVHGDHDSWVPVELAREFVRHLRADSRQAVVYAELPGAQHGFDLFRSWRFTAVLTGLDAFVRNLPGSARTGPG; the protein is encoded by the coding sequence ATGACCACGGTGGTGATCAACGAGCTGCCACAGGTCGCCTCGCTCTGCCTGATCCTCTCGGCGGGACTGGCGTGGGTCGAGGGTGATCTGGTCGGTGGGCCCGGCCTCGTCCTGTCAGTGCTCACCATGGTCGTCCTGACCGGGCACGTGGAGCTGGCCCGGCGCGGCATCAGCGCGGGTTCCGCGGTGGGTCGTGCCCTGACCGACGCAGGAATCACTGCAGCGACCGCCAGCAGGGTCAGGCTCCTGCGGCCGCTGCTCGCGCCCTTGCCGATCCGCCCGAGGAGCGTGCGGCGGGTGCGCAACGTCGCCTACGGCCCGCACCGTCTCCAGCGTCTGGACGTCTACCGTCGCCGAGGCGCGGCCGTCAGGGGGACCCTCGTCTACCTGCACGGAGGCGGGTACTCCTCCGGGCGCAAGCACTGGGAGGCACGTGCCCTGCTCCACCACTTCGCGTCCGAGGGCTGGGTGTGCATCAGTGCCGACTATCGCCTGCGGCCGGGAGCTGGCATCGCCGATCATCTGGACGACGCCCGTTCGGTGGTGACCTGGGCCCATGCCCACGCCGGTGACCACGGTGGTGACCCCGGCACGCTCGTCATGGTGGGCAGCTCGGCCGGCGCTCACCTGACCGCGCTCTGCGCCCTGACCCAGGAGGACCAGCCGGATCGCGGCGCCAGCCGGATCGATGCCGCCGTGGGACTGTACGGCTACTACGGGCCGTATGACGGAGCAGATCGGTCCGCCGGGCCGGTCTCGTCGCCTCTCCGTCTGAGGGCAGCCAGTGCTCCACCGTTCTTCTTGGTGCACGGCGACCACGACTCCTGGGTGCCGGTCGAGCTGGCTCGCGAGTTCGTCCGGCACCTGCGCGCCGATTCGCGCCAAGCGGTCGTCTACGCCGAACTGCCCGGAGCCCAGCACGGTTTCGACCTGTTCCGGTCCTGGCGCTTCACCGCCGTCCTCACCGGACTCGATGCCTTCGTCCGCAACCTCCCCGGGTCCGCGCGGACAGGGCCCGGGTGA
- a CDS encoding GNAT family N-acetyltransferase — protein MTPADEQATPTEPRLPGLPEPWTARPPTHGDVEALVALRHIDELQGTGEAHVDPRGIENEVAGEASWTRRQLVAVGPDDVPRAWITVHDRAAGRALVWGYFDRDVDVVDQIAQAFYTWAEEAALLMARLRGTAETRLDESPFGGDERQAGWLRDAGYTKRRTWLHMQRPVSADDAGLEPREGVLVRTVEKHENGLPVAADLQTVHHMLETSFEDHFNNYRESFPEFVQRMREEPGHRWDQWWLAYVVDEDGESVPAGTVVCSVLPGKDGGPEGTYVEYIGVNRHARGRGVAKSLLGEVIADAARRGRDRVGLEVDDDSPTSADQLYLSLGWTTEYVTDSWFKDLTLDG, from the coding sequence ATGACTCCCGCCGACGAGCAGGCCACCCCGACCGAGCCCCGACTTCCCGGGCTGCCCGAACCGTGGACGGCGCGCCCGCCCACGCACGGCGACGTCGAGGCGCTGGTGGCGCTGCGCCACATCGACGAGCTCCAGGGCACCGGAGAGGCGCACGTCGACCCCCGGGGCATCGAGAACGAGGTGGCCGGCGAGGCCTCGTGGACCCGCAGGCAGTTGGTGGCCGTCGGACCGGACGACGTGCCGCGTGCATGGATCACTGTCCACGACCGTGCGGCCGGCCGGGCCCTCGTGTGGGGGTACTTCGACCGCGACGTCGACGTCGTCGACCAGATCGCACAGGCCTTCTACACCTGGGCGGAGGAGGCGGCGCTGCTGATGGCCCGCCTCCGCGGCACCGCCGAGACCCGGCTCGACGAGAGTCCTTTCGGTGGTGACGAGCGCCAGGCCGGCTGGCTGCGCGATGCCGGGTACACCAAGCGCCGCACCTGGTTGCACATGCAGCGGCCCGTCAGCGCCGATGACGCGGGCCTGGAGCCGCGGGAGGGCGTGCTGGTGCGGACGGTCGAGAAGCACGAGAACGGGCTGCCCGTCGCCGCTGACCTGCAGACGGTCCACCACATGCTGGAGACCTCCTTCGAGGACCACTTCAACAACTATCGGGAGTCGTTCCCGGAGTTCGTCCAGCGGATGCGCGAGGAGCCCGGCCACCGGTGGGACCAGTGGTGGTTGGCGTACGTCGTCGACGAAGACGGGGAGTCGGTCCCCGCCGGCACCGTGGTCTGTTCCGTGCTGCCGGGCAAGGACGGAGGTCCCGAGGGGACCTACGTGGAGTACATCGGGGTCAATCGGCACGCACGGGGCCGGGGCGTGGCCAAGTCGCTGCTCGGCGAGGTGATCGCCGACGCGGCCCGCCGCGGGCGCGACCGGGTCGGCCTGGAGGTCGACGACGACTCCCCCACGTCCGCCGACCAGCTCTACCTCTCGCTCGGGTGGACGACCGAGTACGTCACCGACTCCTGGTTCAAGGACCTGACGCTCGACGGCTAG
- a CDS encoding amino acid ABC transporter ATP-binding protein, whose product MVAMHGVQKFFGSVQALTDIELTVAPGEVVVVIGPSGSGKSTLCRTINRLETIDEGVIEVNGVRLPEEGKALAALRADVGMVFQSFNLFAHKTVLENVSLGPIKVRGQKKADAERRAHELLERVGVDAHAHKMPAQLSGGQQQRVAIARALAMDPQVMLFDEPTSALDPEMIKEVLDTMTDLAKGGMTMIVVTHEMGFARTAADRVVFMADGRIVEENTPEEFFSHPSSDRAKDFLGKILKH is encoded by the coding sequence ATGGTGGCCATGCACGGAGTGCAGAAGTTCTTCGGCTCCGTTCAGGCGCTCACCGACATCGAGCTGACCGTCGCCCCCGGGGAGGTCGTCGTCGTCATCGGTCCGTCCGGATCCGGCAAGTCGACGCTCTGCCGGACCATCAACCGGCTCGAGACGATCGACGAGGGCGTCATCGAGGTGAACGGGGTCCGGCTGCCCGAGGAGGGCAAGGCTCTCGCCGCCCTGCGCGCCGACGTGGGCATGGTGTTCCAGTCGTTCAACCTCTTCGCCCACAAGACGGTGCTGGAGAACGTGTCGCTCGGGCCGATCAAGGTCCGCGGTCAGAAGAAGGCCGACGCGGAGCGGCGCGCGCACGAGCTGCTCGAGCGGGTCGGGGTCGACGCGCACGCCCACAAGATGCCGGCCCAGCTCTCCGGCGGGCAGCAGCAACGCGTCGCCATCGCCCGGGCGCTGGCGATGGATCCCCAGGTCATGCTCTTCGACGAGCCCACCTCCGCCCTCGATCCCGAGATGATCAAGGAGGTCCTCGACACGATGACGGACCTGGCGAAGGGCGGCATGACGATGATCGTGGTCACCCACGAGATGGGCTTCGCCCGGACCGCGGCCGACCGGGTCGTCTTCATGGCCGACGGCCGCATCGTCGAGGAGAACACCCCCGAGGAGTTCTTCTCCCACCCGAGCTCGGACCGTGCCAAGGACTTCCTCGGAAAGATCCTGAAGCACTGA
- a CDS encoding glutamate ABC transporter substrate-binding protein → MKFTTTTRWAAIAAAALLTISACGDAGSDDTGSEVEAEEVSFDAGTRMAELNEQGTVKIGVKFDQPGIGFKGATQDVPSGFDPEMGKILASKLGIDSQDIEWVETISSNREPFLESGTVDFVIASYSITDDRRTIVGQAGPYYVTGQALMVAADDDSISGPEDLDGKIVCSVTGSTSIKTVEEEYGAQPAPFDTYSECTDQLLNGSVDAVTTDAAILLGYAAENPDQLKVVGDPFSEERYGIGYGLDHPELCEFINEVLEAAYDDGTWEDAFDNTLGKGGGEAGTPPELDDCP, encoded by the coding sequence ATGAAGTTCACCACCACCACGCGTTGGGCGGCGATCGCCGCTGCCGCGTTGCTCACGATCAGTGCCTGCGGCGACGCCGGCAGCGACGACACCGGCTCGGAGGTCGAGGCCGAGGAGGTCTCGTTCGACGCCGGCACCCGCATGGCCGAGCTCAACGAACAGGGCACCGTGAAGATCGGTGTCAAGTTCGACCAGCCCGGCATCGGTTTCAAGGGTGCGACGCAGGACGTCCCGAGCGGCTTCGACCCCGAGATGGGCAAGATCCTCGCCTCGAAGCTCGGCATCGACTCGCAGGACATCGAGTGGGTCGAGACGATCTCGTCCAACCGTGAGCCCTTCCTGGAGAGCGGGACGGTCGACTTCGTGATCGCGTCCTACTCGATCACCGACGACCGCCGCACGATCGTCGGCCAGGCCGGCCCGTACTACGTGACCGGTCAGGCCCTCATGGTCGCCGCCGACGACGACAGCATCTCCGGTCCGGAGGACCTCGACGGCAAGATCGTCTGCTCGGTCACCGGCTCGACGTCGATCAAGACGGTGGAGGAGGAGTACGGCGCCCAGCCGGCCCCGTTCGACACCTACTCCGAGTGCACCGACCAGCTGCTGAACGGATCGGTCGACGCCGTCACCACCGACGCCGCGATCCTGCTCGGCTACGCGGCCGAGAACCCCGACCAGCTCAAGGTGGTCGGCGACCCGTTCTCGGAGGAGCGCTACGGCATCGGCTACGGGCTCGACCACCCCGAGCTGTGCGAGTTCATCAACGAGGTGCTGGAGGCTGCCTACGACGACGGCACCTGGGAGGACGCGTTCGACAACACCCTGGGCAAGGGTGGTGGCGAGGCCGGCACCCCGCCCGAGCTCGACGACTGTCCCTGA
- a CDS encoding amino acid ABC transporter permease yields the protein MDVLIDNVDQFWLGFTETVKLLLASSALALVVGVLIGVARVSPVSVLRRLGSVYVVLFRNTPLLVLILLTYYGLPRVGIDFGFFGNITLAMGVYTAAFVCEAIRSGINGVPIGQAEAARAIGMPFATTMSQVVLPQAVRLVVPPMASVFIALTKNTSLAATFGIAEATFRMNGMLRDNASERVMIFVGFAAGYIVIVAIISAAAAALERRWAVTR from the coding sequence GTGGACGTCCTGATCGACAACGTCGACCAGTTCTGGCTCGGCTTCACCGAGACGGTGAAGCTGCTGCTCGCCTCGAGCGCCCTGGCCCTCGTGGTCGGCGTGCTCATCGGTGTCGCCCGGGTCAGTCCGGTGTCGGTGCTGCGCCGGCTGGGCTCGGTGTACGTGGTGCTGTTCCGCAACACCCCGCTGCTGGTCCTGATCCTCCTGACCTACTACGGCCTGCCCCGCGTCGGGATCGACTTCGGCTTCTTCGGCAACATCACCCTGGCGATGGGCGTGTACACCGCCGCCTTCGTGTGCGAGGCGATCCGCTCGGGCATCAACGGGGTGCCGATCGGTCAGGCGGAGGCGGCCCGGGCCATCGGCATGCCGTTCGCCACCACGATGTCGCAGGTCGTGCTGCCGCAGGCGGTGCGGCTGGTCGTCCCGCCGATGGCCAGCGTGTTCATCGCGCTCACCAAGAACACCTCGCTGGCGGCCACCTTCGGGATCGCCGAGGCGACCTTCCGGATGAACGGCATGCTGCGCGACAACGCCTCGGAGCGGGTCATGATCTTCGTCGGGTTCGCCGCCGGGTACATCGTCATCGTCGCGATCATCTCGGCCGCAGCTGCGGCGCTCGAGCGGCGATGGGCGGTGACCCGATGA